The window CCCCTCCCCCGGCGCCGTGGCATCGAGTTCACCCTCATCGTCGTGGCCGTCCTGCTCTCCGTGTACGGCTACTGCGACGTCGGCCTCGCCAGGACCGGATCCGTCCCGCCCGGCGCCGCCGGCTACGGCGCCGGGCTGGGCGTGCTAGCACTCCTCGCGCATCTCGCGGTGCGCCTGCGCGCCCCCTGCGCCGATCCACTGCTGCTGCCGATCGCCGTTCTCCTCAACGGCCTGGGCCTGGTCCTCATCCACCGGCTCGACCTGGAGACCCCGGCCGACCGGGCGGCGCCCACCCAGCTCGTCTGGTCGACGCTGGGCGTGGGCCTGTTCATCGCGGTGGTGGTGCTCCTGCGCGACCACCGGGTGCTCCAGCGCTACACGTACGTGTCCGTCGTGACCGCGCTCGTCCTCCTGGTGCTGCCGATCTTCTTCCCCTCGGTGAACGGCGCCCGGATCTGGATCAGGGTCGCCGGATTCTCCATCCAGCCGGGCGAGTTCGCGAAGGTCCTGCTCGCGGTGTTCTTCGCCGGCTACCTCGCCGCCAACCGCAACGCCCTCGCGTACACGGGCCGTCGTATCTGGCTGCTCCAACTGCCCACCGGGCGCGTGCTCGGCCCGATCGTCGCGGTCTGGCTGCTCAGCGTCGGCGTGCTGGTCCTCGAGCGGGACCTCGGCACGTCCCTGCTCTTCTTCGGCCTCTTCGTGATCCTGCTGTACGTCGCCACGGGCCGCACCGGCTGGATCGCGGTGGGGCTGCTGCTGGCCGCGTGCGGGGCCTTCGCCGTCGGCTGGCTGGAGCCGCACGTGCACAGCAGGGTCGAGGACTGGCTGCATCCGTTCGCGTCGGTCGAGGCGGGCCTCGGCCCGAACCAACTCGTCCAGTCCCTCTACGCGTTCGCCGCCGGCGGTTTCCTCGGCACCGGACTCGGCCTCGGCCACTCCACCCTCATCGGCTTCGCCGTCAAGTCGGACTTCATCCTGGCCACGGCTGGCGAGGAGCTGGGCCTGGCCGGCCTCTCCGCGATCTTCCTGCTGTACGGACTGCTGGTCGAGCGCGGACTGCGGGCGGGCCTCGCCGTCCGCGATCCCTTCGGAAGGCTGCTCGCGGTCGGGCTCGCCTCGATCGTCGCGCTCCAGGTCTTCGTGATCGCGGGCGGCGTGACGGGGCTGATCCCGCTGACCGGGATGGCGATGCCGTTCCTCGCGCAGGGCGGCTCCTCCGTCGTCACCAACTGGATCATCGTGGCCCTGCTGATCCGCCTCAGCGATTCGGCACGCGGCCGGTCCGAGGAGGAGCGGCACGACAGGAAGGCAGCGCCATGACGGGGAACGGCCGCCCGATGACCAGGTACATCCGCCACGCCGCCGCCTTCTGCGCGCTCCTCCTGCTCGCCCTCCTGGTGAACGCCGCCCGCCTCCAGATCGTCCAGGCCCGCACGTACGACGAGAGTCCGGCCAACCGCCGCCACACGATCGCCCGCTACGGCCAGCCGCGCGGCGACATCCTCGTCGGCGGCAGGGCCGTCACCGGCTCCAGGGACTCCGGGGAGCAGTTCCGCTTCGAACGGACCTACCGGGACGGCCCGTTGTACGCGCCGGTCACCGGCTTCGCCTCGCAGGTGTACGGGACGGCCTTCCTGGAGGGTGCCGCGGACGGGGTCCTGGCGGGCACCGATCCGTCGCTCACGCCGATCCCGCTGTGGAACGACTTCACCCGGGCTCGCAGCCCCGGCGGCCACGTGGTCACGACGCTCGATCCGGCGGCGCAGCGGGCGGCGTACGCCGGACTCGGCTCCCGGCGGGGCGCGGTGGCCGCGCTCGAACCGTCCACCGGGCGGATCCTGGCGCTGGTCTCCACTCCCTCCTACGACCCGGGTGAGCTCTCCGGGACGGACGCGGAGGTGGGCCGGGCGTGGGCGCGGCTGAACGGCGCGGCGGACCGGCCGATGCTCAACCGGGCGGTGCGGCAGACGTATCCGCCGGGCTCGACCTTCAAGGTGGTCACGGCCGCGGCGGCCCTCGACGCGGGCGTGGTGCGCGATGTGGACGCGCCCACCGACTCGCCGGACCCGTACCGGCTGCCGGGCAGTTCGGTGCGGCTGACGAACGAGGTGGAGGGCTGCGCGAACGCGTCACTGCGCTATGCCTTCGAGTGGTCGTGCAACACGGTCTTCGCCGGACTCGGTGTGGAGGTGGGTCTGGCCGCGATGCGGTCGAAGGCCGCCGAGTTCGGCTTCAACGACCGGAAGCTGGGGATTCCGTTCCGGGTCTCCCCCAGCACCTTCGACACCCGGGTGGACGACGCACAGCTCGCACTCTCCTCCATCGGCCAGTACAACACCCGTGCCACGCCCCTGCAGATGGCGATGGTCGCCGCGGCCGTCGCGAACCACGGCTCGGTCCGTACGCCGCACCTGGTGGAGCGGACGACCACGGGCGACGGCGACACGGTGTCCACCACCGGGCAGCGCACCCTCCGGCAGGCCATGAGCCCCGCCACGGCGGTCCGGCTGCGCGAGATGATGACCGACGTGGTGCGGGAGGGCACCGGCACGAACGCCGCCATTCCCGGTGCCACGGTCGGCGGCAAGTCCGGCACGGCCCAGCACGGCGTCCACAACTCCGGTACGCCCTACGCCTGGTTCATCTCCTGGGCCCGGGCCGAGGACTCCATGGAGCCGGCGGTGGCGGTCGCGGTGGTCGTCGAGGGGTCGGCTGCCGACCGGGGCGGCATCAGCGGCGGCGGGGACGCGGCGCCGGTCGCCCGGGCCGTGATGAAGGCCGTGCTCGACCGGTGAGACGGGGGTGGCGCCTCGCCCACCGCCCGACCTAACGTTCGGTCATGACTCAGCCCAAGGCCGCGTACGAACTCGCCCAGGTGAACATCTCGCGACTCCAAGCCCCGCTGGACTCCCCGCAGTTGAAGGACTTCGTCGACGCCCTCGACCCGGTGAACGCGGTCGCCGACGCCGCCGACGGATTCGTCTGGCGGCTGCAGAGCGACGAAGGCAACGCGACGGACGTGTCGGTCTTCGGCGACGACTGGCTGATCATCAATCTGACGGTGTGGCGGGACACCAACGCCCTCACCGCCTTCATGTACCAGGGGCAGCACCGGGAGCTCCTCGCCCGGCGCAACGAGTGGTTCGAGCGGATCCGGGAGGCGATGACCGCCCTGTGGTGGGTGCCGGCCGGGCACCGGCCGACGGTGGCCGAGGCGGAGGAGCGGCTGCTGCACCTGCGGGCGCACGGGGCCACGGCGTACGCCTTCACACTGCGGACGTCGTTCCCGCCCGGCCCGGGCGAGGCGCTGCCCACCGGGATCCCGCTGTCGGCCGACGCCCCGCCGCAGGCCGCGGGGGCGGCCCGCACGCTCCCCGGGCTGGAGTGCCCGGTCTGACACCTGTCGCGGCACCGGGCCGCGGCGGCTCTCAGGACTCCGCTCCTGCCCGGATCGCCTCGCCCACCTCCGCGACCCGTGCCTGTTCCTCCGCCGCGAAGCGTTCCGCGTCGAGCTTCTCGGCGAGTTCCTCGTCCTGGGCCATGAGGAGGTCGAGGTTGGAGTTGCCCATGTCGAAGACGCCCATGTCGACGTAGGCCTGCTGGAGGCGCTTGCCCCACAGGCCGATGTCCTTGACGCAGGGGACGATGCGGGAGAACAGCAACCGGCGGAAGAGGGCGAGGAATTCGGACCGCTCGCTGTACTCCTCGGCCTCGGCCGTCGGGATGCCGAAGTTCTCCAGGACCTCGACCCCGCGCAGGCGGTCCCGCATCAGGTAGCAGCCCTCGATGACGAACTCCTCGCGTTCGCGCAGTTCGGCGTCGGAGAGCTGCTGGTAGTAGTCGCGCAGCGCCATGCGGCCGAAGGCGACGTGCCGCGCCTCGTCCTGCATGACGTACGCGAGGATCTGCTTGGGCAGTGGCTTGTCGGTGGTGTCCCTGATCATGCCGAACGCGGCGAGGGCCAGCCCTTCGATGAGGACCTGCATGCCGAGGTACGGCATGTCCCAGCGGGAGTCGCGCAGGGTGTCGCCGAGCAGCGACTGCAGGTTGTCGTTGACCGGGTAGAGCATCCCGATCTTCTCGTGGAGGAAGCGGCCGTAGATCTCCGCGTGGCGCGCCTCGTCCATCGTCTGGGTCGCCGAGTAGAGCTTGGCGTCCAGGTCGGGCACCGACTCGACGATGCGGGCCGCGCAGACCATGGCGCCCTGCTCGCCGTGCAGGAACTGGCTGAACTGCCACGAGGCGTAGTGCTTGCGGAGTTCGCCCTTGTCGCGGTCGTTCATCCTGGCCCAGTACGGGGTGCCGTAGACCGACAGCGACTCGTCGGGGGTGCCGAGAGGATCGCAGGGGTCCACCTCCAGGTCCCAGGCGATCCGTTTCCGGCCGTCCCACTGCTTGTCCTTGCCCTTCTGGTAGAGGGCGAGGAGGCGGGCGCGCCCTTCGTCGTACTCCCAGCTGAAGCGTGCCGCGCCGGTCGCGGGCACCTGCCAGAGGGGAGCTCCGGGGTCCATGGCGTACAGGTCGTAGGTCGGCATGTCTCGCAGGCTCCTACGTAGTAGACGACGGGTCAACAAGTTGCGCGGAAGGGATTGACGAGCTTGCTGACAAGCAGTCTCATAAGACGTGACCGGCGGTAACTCCGTGGATTTTCGGTACGACGAGGTACGACGAGGTGGGCACAGCCATGACGACCGTGACGGAGGACAGCGCCATCGAGGGGCTGCGTGACGCCCTCGGCCTGCTCAAGGACCGGGAGCAGGTGGCCCAGCGGCTGCTCGACTCCTCCGCGAAGCACTCCTTCGACCCGGACAAGGAGCTGGACTGGGACGCGCCCTTCGAGGACGGCAAGTGGTTCTGGCCACCGGAGCTCGTGTCGCTCTACGACACACCGCTGTGGAAGCGGATGCCGGAGGACCAGCGGATCCTGCTGTCCCAGCACGAGGCCGCGGCACTGGCCTCGCTGGGGATCTGGTTCGAGATCATCCTGATGCAGCTGCTGGTACGGCACATCTACGACAAGGCGGCGACGAGCGCACACGTGCGGTACGCGCTGACCGAGATCGAGGACGAGTGCCGGCACTCGAAGATGTTCGCCCGGCTGATCAGCCGGGGCGGGACGCCCCACTACCCGGTGAGCCGGGCGCACCAGAACCTGGGCCGTTTCTTCAAGACGGTGTCCACGACCCCCGGTTCGTTCACGGCCACGCTGCTGGGCGAGGAGGTGCTCGACTGGATGCAGCGGCTCACGTTCCCGGACGAGCGGGTGCAGACCCTGGTCCGCGGCGTGACGCGGATCCATGTGGTGGAGGAGGCCCGGCACGTCCGGTACGCGCGGGAGGAACTGCGCCGCCAGATGGTGACCGCGCCGCGCTGGTCGCAGGAGTTCACCCGGGTCACCTCCGGCGAGTTCGCCCGCGTCTTCTCGGTCGCCTTCGTCAATCCCGACGTCTACACCAACATCGGCCTGGACAGGCGTGAGGCCATGGCGCAGGTGAAGGCGAGCGGCCACCGCCGGGAGATCATGCAGACCGGCGCGAAGCGCCTGACGGACTTCCTGGACGACATCGGAGTCCTGCGGGGCCCCGGCCGCCGCCTGTGGAAGTCGTCGGGCCTGCTGGCCTGAAGCACCGCGCACCCAGCCCCCACCGCCCGCACCCGCCCACCGGCCCCCGGCCCCCGGCGAACTCCCACCCCACCGCGCACCCCCCGGGCCGGGTTACGCTGCGAGGCATGACCTCGGAGGCCCCCACACGCGCGTACCGGCGGCTCAGTGTCGAGGAGCGACGCAGTCAGCTTCTCGACGCGGCGCTGTCGTTGTTCGCGGTGCGGGCACCGGAGGACGTCTCCCTCGACGACGTGGCGGAGGCGGCGGGCGTCTCACGACCGCTGGTGTACCGGTACTTCCCCGGCGGCAAGCAGCAGTTGTACGAGGCCGCGCTGCGGTCGGCCGCGGAGGAGCTGGAGCAGTGCTTCGCGGAGCCGCCGGACGGCCCGCTCACCCGGCGGCTCTCCAACGCGCTGGACCGCTACCTCGCCTTCGTCGACCAGCACGACGCCGGGTTCAGCGCTCTGCTGCAGGGCGGCAGCGTGGTCGAGACGTCGAGGACCACGGCCATCGTGGACGGCGTACGACGGGCCGCCGCCGAGCACATCCTGAGCCATCTGGACACCGAGGAGCCGGGGCCCCGGCTGCGGATGACCGTCCGGATGTGGATCACGGCCGTGGAGGCCGCCTCGCTGATCTGGCTGGACGAGGAGAAGGAGCCCGCGCTGGACGAGCTGCGCGACTGGCTCGTCGAGCAGTTCGTGGCGTGCCTGGTGGCGACCGCCGCCCGTGACGCCCAGACCGCGGACGTCGTACGGGCCGCGCTGGCGCTGGAGTCCGCGGACGGCCCCATGGGTTCGCTGGCCCGCAGCGTCCTGCCCCTGGTGGGCGACGCCGCGCACCTGCTGTGACGGCACGGCCTGTGCCGCCGGCCGGTCCGTCGTTTGTGACACTGACTCCGTGAAGAGCGAAGAGACCCCCTTCGAGGGCGGCCCCCTGGACGGCCGTGTGCTGCCGATCCTGCTCGGCCCGACCGGGCACCCGCCGAAGGTGTACCGGGTCCCGGTGCCGGACGGCGCGGGCGGCCCGCCCACGGTCCTCGTCTACCGCCGCGTGCAGGCGGGCGCGAGCAGGCGGCTGGGCCTGCACCAGGGGTGGAAGTACGAGTACGACCCCACGGGCGGGAGCGGCAGGCTCAGGTGGCCGTGGTCCAAGCCGGACCCGGCACCGGAGCCCGGGCCTGGCACCGAGGCGGGCGGCGGGCCGGACGCCACGCCGGACGGCAAGCCGTAGGACTCCGACGAGTGACCTTGTTGGGCCGAACCGCCCACGGTCGGCGCGCGCGGGTCGCGCGGGCGTCTGATGCTCGCGGTGCGGAGGAGCGGAAGGG of the Streptomyces aurantiacus genome contains:
- a CDS encoding FtsW/RodA/SpoVE family cell cycle protein — protein: MLSPGTTAQADPPAPVVPLPRRRGIEFTLIVVAVLLSVYGYCDVGLARTGSVPPGAAGYGAGLGVLALLAHLAVRLRAPCADPLLLPIAVLLNGLGLVLIHRLDLETPADRAAPTQLVWSTLGVGLFIAVVVLLRDHRVLQRYTYVSVVTALVLLVLPIFFPSVNGARIWIRVAGFSIQPGEFAKVLLAVFFAGYLAANRNALAYTGRRIWLLQLPTGRVLGPIVAVWLLSVGVLVLERDLGTSLLFFGLFVILLYVATGRTGWIAVGLLLAACGAFAVGWLEPHVHSRVEDWLHPFASVEAGLGPNQLVQSLYAFAAGGFLGTGLGLGHSTLIGFAVKSDFILATAGEELGLAGLSAIFLLYGLLVERGLRAGLAVRDPFGRLLAVGLASIVALQVFVIAGGVTGLIPLTGMAMPFLAQGGSSVVTNWIIVALLIRLSDSARGRSEEERHDRKAAP
- a CDS encoding penicillin-binding transpeptidase domain-containing protein — protein: MTRYIRHAAAFCALLLLALLVNAARLQIVQARTYDESPANRRHTIARYGQPRGDILVGGRAVTGSRDSGEQFRFERTYRDGPLYAPVTGFASQVYGTAFLEGAADGVLAGTDPSLTPIPLWNDFTRARSPGGHVVTTLDPAAQRAAYAGLGSRRGAVAALEPSTGRILALVSTPSYDPGELSGTDAEVGRAWARLNGAADRPMLNRAVRQTYPPGSTFKVVTAAAALDAGVVRDVDAPTDSPDPYRLPGSSVRLTNEVEGCANASLRYAFEWSCNTVFAGLGVEVGLAAMRSKAAEFGFNDRKLGIPFRVSPSTFDTRVDDAQLALSSIGQYNTRATPLQMAMVAAAVANHGSVRTPHLVERTTTGDGDTVSTTGQRTLRQAMSPATAVRLREMMTDVVREGTGTNAAIPGATVGGKSGTAQHGVHNSGTPYAWFISWARAEDSMEPAVAVAVVVEGSAADRGGISGGGDAAPVARAVMKAVLDR
- a CDS encoding DUF3291 domain-containing protein, whose protein sequence is MTQPKAAYELAQVNISRLQAPLDSPQLKDFVDALDPVNAVADAADGFVWRLQSDEGNATDVSVFGDDWLIINLTVWRDTNALTAFMYQGQHRELLARRNEWFERIREAMTALWWVPAGHRPTVAEAEERLLHLRAHGATAYAFTLRTSFPPGPGEALPTGIPLSADAPPQAAGAARTLPGLECPV
- a CDS encoding ferritin-like domain-containing protein, whose translation is MPTYDLYAMDPGAPLWQVPATGAARFSWEYDEGRARLLALYQKGKDKQWDGRKRIAWDLEVDPCDPLGTPDESLSVYGTPYWARMNDRDKGELRKHYASWQFSQFLHGEQGAMVCAARIVESVPDLDAKLYSATQTMDEARHAEIYGRFLHEKIGMLYPVNDNLQSLLGDTLRDSRWDMPYLGMQVLIEGLALAAFGMIRDTTDKPLPKQILAYVMQDEARHVAFGRMALRDYYQQLSDAELREREEFVIEGCYLMRDRLRGVEVLENFGIPTAEAEEYSERSEFLALFRRLLFSRIVPCVKDIGLWGKRLQQAYVDMGVFDMGNSNLDLLMAQDEELAEKLDAERFAAEEQARVAEVGEAIRAGAES
- a CDS encoding AurF N-oxygenase family protein, whose protein sequence is MTTVTEDSAIEGLRDALGLLKDREQVAQRLLDSSAKHSFDPDKELDWDAPFEDGKWFWPPELVSLYDTPLWKRMPEDQRILLSQHEAAALASLGIWFEIILMQLLVRHIYDKAATSAHVRYALTEIEDECRHSKMFARLISRGGTPHYPVSRAHQNLGRFFKTVSTTPGSFTATLLGEEVLDWMQRLTFPDERVQTLVRGVTRIHVVEEARHVRYAREELRRQMVTAPRWSQEFTRVTSGEFARVFSVAFVNPDVYTNIGLDRREAMAQVKASGHRREIMQTGAKRLTDFLDDIGVLRGPGRRLWKSSGLLA
- a CDS encoding TetR/AcrR family transcriptional regulator → MTSEAPTRAYRRLSVEERRSQLLDAALSLFAVRAPEDVSLDDVAEAAGVSRPLVYRYFPGGKQQLYEAALRSAAEELEQCFAEPPDGPLTRRLSNALDRYLAFVDQHDAGFSALLQGGSVVETSRTTAIVDGVRRAAAEHILSHLDTEEPGPRLRMTVRMWITAVEAASLIWLDEEKEPALDELRDWLVEQFVACLVATAARDAQTADVVRAALALESADGPMGSLARSVLPLVGDAAHLL